In a genomic window of Muntiacus reevesi chromosome 1, mMunRee1.1, whole genome shotgun sequence:
- the TCHHL1 gene encoding trichohyalin-like protein 1 has translation MPQLLRDILCVIETFHKYAREDGDAATLTCRELKQLIQSEFEDIFQPCAIHAVERKLNLLNVDSNGTISFDEFLLAIFSFLNFCYLDIQSLLNSEPRQVSKPEEMPHDMGLQVMNGTDQWTEGTSQTQDKVVVPLGIASSTHLSLKEERAVEHNRVDPQGHTTAHKLPVETSEHSDSKNQHLKGDEQSQKVAQDVSATDDSRTQPETSKPMAGSEQISSLTKGEGQDKEILRKGDTLARKQSGTKAGEWFGEQEGSLGTLSSPLEETTQRPSEDQEIAGEKGVKEHPKAQKPSVQGKDELSSEHVDLPKQAATQKPFQTQISAAPEDDSRTAETSEPPIQEKEYETRDLSAQGDNRNVSETPMVRVERKDVRGPEIHQTAGQKQIEENTQPPAVEEPTEGKKYHELQESSKEKNVEEDSETQELNSEGGEQKDSEIEGAISPGEEARHAEEGIAGALVNSKNAPEAEGTPGTRERTWELTPSENQSGAKNKMITKIHDKLVKEDDGYQGEGPEPMATQNDERSPETPSSLTAEDGDSNSKTSDLLVQGDSQSETSPFRGCVQGSDSNNPETQKYLALSEENRIQEAAVLAVRGEDEQLTEEHAQEHKSQGSGAKGLGPAVEPSGHPDTQVFTAREETRKFLEPEIPGAPNAGFTNQLSVRQLPTKKDSRKELKVQSPSPKEDDGALEAQEDLVKSLDENNAVSQKTRPETEEPATLEEKIESPQQLGGEQNLSTKEQDLSVSESGLEGRMQRDQELCLVERGADHSSPLYEAPQERMLQQTHITQGEHQNQAQTAGVASPESRRSQSSASLTNDSSDCLVFFIDRKALQKYIREFLPEEDPTGAQQISAPQALEDKQGRPQREELEPQKEASTPKQ, from the exons ATGCCTCAGCTCCTGAGAGACATCCTCTGTGTAATTGAGACATTCCACAAGTATGCCAGGGAGGATGGTGATGCAGCGACACTGACCTGCAGAGAGCTGAAACAGCTCATCCAGAGCGAATTTGAGGACATTTTTCAG CCATGTGCCATCCATGCTGTGGAGAGAAAGTTGAATCTTCTGAATGTTGACAGTAATGGCACCATCAGCTTTGATGAATTTCTTCTTGCAATCTTCAGCTTTTTGAATTTCTGTTACCTTGACATACAGTCATTACTAAACTCAGAACCAAGACAAGTATCTAAACCAGAGGAGATGCCACATGATATGGGTCTTCAGGTGATGAATGGAACTGACCAGTGGACAGAAGGAACCTCACAAACTCAAGACAAAGTGGTGGTTCCTTTAGgaatagcatcatcaactcatcTCAGCCTTAAAGAAGAGAGAGCAGTTGAACACAATAGGGTGGACCCACAGGGACATACCACAGCTCACAAACTACCAGTAGAAACATCTGAACACAGTGACTCTAAGAACCAACATCTGAAAGGAGATGAACAGAGTCAGAAAGTGGCCCAAGATGTATCAGCAACAGATGACAGTAGAACCCAACCAGAGACAAGTAAGCCAATGGCAGGATCAGAACAGATCAGCAGTCTCACAAAGGGGGAGGGACAGGATAAGGAGATTCTCCGGAAGGGAGATACACTAGCCAGAAAACAAAGTGGCACTAAGGCAGGAGAATGGTTTGGAGAACAGGAAGGGAGCTTGGGAACCCTAAGTTCTCCACTGGAAGAAACCACACAGAGGCCATCTGAGGATCAAGAAATTGCAGGAGAGAAGGGTGTTAAGGAACACCCTAAAGCACAAAAACCATCAGTACAGGGAAAAGATGAGCTGAGTTCAGAACATGTTGACCTGCCAAAACAAGCTGCTACTCAGAAACCATTTCAGACACAGATATCAGCTGCTCCTGAGGATGACAGTAGAACAGCTGAGACTTCAGAACCACCCATacaagaaaaagaatatgaaacaagGGACTTGTCAGCCCAAGGTGATAACAGAAATGTTTCAGAAACACCCATGGTTAGAGTTGAAAGGAAAGATGTAAGAGGTCCAGAGATCCACCAAACAGCAGGGCAGAAACAAATTGAGGAAAATACTCAGCCACCAGCTGTGGAAGAGCCAACAGAAGGTAAGAAGTATCATGAACTCCAGGAATCATCGAAAGAAAAGAATGTTGAAGAAGATTCTGAGACACAAGAGTTAAACTCAGAAGGAGGAGAACAGAAAGATTCTGAAATTGAAGGAGCCATCAGCCCAGGAGAAGAGGCAAGACATGCTGAGGAAGGTATAGCAGGAGCACTTGTGAACAGTAAAAATGCCCCTGAAGCAGAAGGGACACCAGGAACAAGAGAAAGAACATGGGAGTTGACACCATCTGAGAACCAATCTGGAGCAAAAAATAAGATGATCACCAAGATTCATGACAAGCTGGTCAAGGAAGATGATGGCTACCAGGGGGAAGGTCCTGAGCCAATGGCCACCCAGAATGATGAGAGGTCTCCTGAAACCCCCAGTAGCCTGACTGCAGAGGATGGTGACAGCAACTCAAAGACAAGTGATCTGTTAGTGCAAGGGGATTCCCAAAGTGAAACAAGCCCATTCAGAGGGTGTGTGCAAGGAAGTGACAGTAATAACCCAGAAACTCAGAAATACTTAGCACTgagtgaggaaaacagaattcAGGAGGCAGCAGTGCTGGCCGTCAGAGGAGAGGATGAGCAGCTCACGGAGGAACATGCACAAGAGCACAAGAGTCAGGGCTCAGGGGCCAAAGGCCTAGGCCCAGCTGTGGAGCCCAGTGGGCACCCCGACACACAGGTGTTCACAGCGAGAGAGGAAACCAGAAAGTTCCTGGAGCCAGAGATCCCAGGTGCCCCAAACGCAGGCTTCACTAACCAGCTTTCCGTAAGGCAACTCCCTACAAAGAAAGACAGTAGAAAAGAGCTAAAGGTCCAGAGCCCAAGTCCCAAAGAGGACGATGGAGCCCTAGAGGCCCAGGAGGATTTAGTAAAAAGTCTGGATGAGAACAATGCAGTCTCCCAAAAGACACGCCCTGAAACAGAAGAACCTGCAACATTGGAGGAGAAGATTGAAAGCCCCCAACAGCTGGGAGGAGAACAAAATCTATCTACAAAAGAACAGGATCtttcagtctctgagtcaggCCTTGAAGGGAGGATGCAGAGGGACCAAGAGCTCTGTTTGGTGGAGAGAGGTGCAgaccattccagtcccctgtacgAGGCCCCGCAGGAGAGGATGCTGCAGCAAACACACATAACCCAAGGGGAGCATCAAAATCAAGCTCAGACGGCTGGTGTAGCAAGCCCAGAGAGCCGCAGAAGCCAGTCGAGTGCATCCCTCACCAATGACAGCTCAGACTGTCTTGTCTTTTTCATTGACAGAAAAGCACTACAAAAGTACATCAGGGAGTTTCTGCCTGAGGAGGACCCTACTGGTGCACAGCAAATATCAGCTCCCCAGGCCTTGGAAGATAAGCAGGGTCGCCCTCAAAGAGAGGAACTAGAACCACAAAAGGAAGCAAGCACTCCAAAGCAATGA